One Carassius gibelio isolate Cgi1373 ecotype wild population from Czech Republic chromosome B18, carGib1.2-hapl.c, whole genome shotgun sequence DNA segment encodes these proteins:
- the LOC127976963 gene encoding pleckstrin homology domain-containing family G member 7 isoform X2, with the protein MTLTKLASDSFSVLCYIYNAGLLKMTELNYAFISENRKEVDTTLDWSYIDWHEKKTVRGTDAQTQTQCLQSEDKDTQTASPFLMRIDLGRTPSRLGYGSLTESDGMPPHLFQFDRQAPGRISTSPTLRRMRSMRISYRDPSKSDGPLGEESPTPTSPLSPLFRQISPLAVQSDGENGNIESLEIHGTIRSHRSKTLDNGVICKSKESHDSKEPVSDDNESTTDDNDQTNDPFHERLQERRRSSVVVSLPGLDVSPGDLFVSNGVADILNKSAYSDTKKSKWPFSRRNTTKGKTCSVADIEKCLAGIQIQEWRDTDFQTYKDMSLENFLRGHTELGAAENPEDYRKQEAIWELFTSECVYFLDQLMVLKEVFLTTLTDLQMTECLHDIDSWRLFANLNELCLVSFGLLTSFLRVIKEMWTNPDSYSTQSFLELLKKAFGDSICHCLQKYCLNYSTAILYLDSLKLREDFGCFVKWCERNEQCRRLQLKDLLVVPLQRFTRYPLLLKNIGKKSCSEDEENTIQTIVDHIDRAIYDLEGKVKWLDNYQKVKQLKEALVWLPVWERDKRAHVPENLKHLLKAVTLENLVSNRSLLHDGKLVLIENAKMHEVYLFLFDEFLLITKIKRSKKRSGVVELNPLRSVVGQELDLLLQEGCSFIVLDQPISLDRLQLKNIDQLNATASGLPNSFIIMHQNRYQQCIGVFILQAQTESVKKAWVTEIEDASSSLLKQDCQQPRVKNSFLESSQI; encoded by the exons ATGACTCTAACCAAACTTGCATCTGATTCTTTCTCAGtcctatgttatatatataatgccGGATTACTCAAGATGACTGAGTTGAATTATGCTTTCATAAGTGAAAACAGGAAGGAAGTGGATACAACTTTGGACTGGAGTTACATAGACTGGCATGAAAAGAAAACGGTCAGAGGGACAGATGCACAGACCCAAACCCAGTGCCTACAAAGTgaagacaaagacacacaaactGCTAGTCCTTTCTTAATGCGAATAGATTTAGGAAGAACGCCCTCCAGACTGGGGTACGGTTCCCTTACGGAGTCTGACGGCATGCCTCCACACTTATTTCAGTTTGACAGACAAGCTCCAGGCCGCATCTCCACGTCTCCTACTCTGAGGAGAATGAGGAGCATGAGAATCTCCTACCGAGATCCAAGCAAGTCAGACGGTCCTTTAGGAGAGGAGTCTCCCACTCCCACGAGTCCCCTTTCTCCATTATTCCGGCAGATATCTCCACTGGCGGTTCAGTCGGATGGAGAGAATGGGAACATTGAATCTTTAGAGATTCATGGGACAATAAGATCACACAGATCAAAGACCCTTGACAATGGAGTCATTTGCAAAAGCAAAGAGTCTCATGATTCAAAAGAGCCAGTTTCTGATGATAATGAGAGCACAACCGATGACAATGACCAG ACCAATGATCCCTTCCATGAAAG GCTCCAGGAGAGGAGGCGGAGCTCTGTGGTTGTGAGTCTTCCTGGATTGGACGTTTCCCCTGGAGATTTGTTCGTGTCCAATGGCGTTgctgatattttaaataaatcagccTATTCAG ACACTAAGAAATCAAAGTGGCCTTTCTCAAGGCGAAACACA ACAAAAGGAAAGACTTGCAGCGTAGCTGACATTGAAAAGTGTCTGGCTGGCATTCAGATCCAGGAATGGCGAGACACAGACTTTCAGACATATAAG GATATGTCTTTAGAGAACTTTTTGAGAGGTCACACTGAACTGGGAGCAGCTGAAAATCCAGAAGACTACCGTAAACAGGAAGCCATTTGGGAGCTTTTCACCAGTGAATGTGTCTACTTCCTTGATCAGCTCATGGTTTTAAAAGAG GTGTTTTTGACCACACTAACAGACCTTCAGATGACAGAGTGTCTGCATGACATTGACTCCTGGAGGCTCTTTGCAAATCTCAATGAGCTCTGTCTG GTTAGCTTTGGCTTGCTTACTAGCTTCTTGCGTGTCATTAAGGAGATGTGGACAAATCCAGACAGCTACAGTACTCAATCTTTTCTTGAACTCCTAAAAAAG GCGTTTGGTGACAGCATTTGCCATTGTCTACAGAAATACTGCCTGAATTACAGTACGGCCATCCTTTATCTGGACAGCCTGAAGCTCAGGGAGGACTTTGGCTGTTTCGTGAAG TGGTGTGAACGAAACGAACAGTGCCGCAGGCTCCAGTTGAAGGATCTGCTGGTGGTTCCTCTGCAGAGGTTTACACGGTACCCTCTGCTGTTGAAGAACATAGGGAAAAAGAGTTGCTCGGAGGACGAGGAGAACACCATACAAACCATCGTGGATCACATTGACAGAGCCATCT ATGATCTTGAAGGAAAAGTGAAGTGGTTGGACAACTATCAGAAGGTGAAGCAGCTGAAGGAAGCTCTGGTGTGGCTTCCTGTTTGGGAGCGAGACAAGAGGGCACATGTTCCTGAG AATCTGAAGCACTTGCTAAAAGCTGTAACCCTTGAGAACCTGGTGTCTAATCGAAGTCTTCTGCACGATGGGAAGCTTGTTCTCATAG AAAATGCAAAGATGCATGAGGTCTACCTGTTTTTATTCGATGAATTTCTTCTAATCACGAAGATCAAGCGAAGCAAAAAG AGGTCTGGCGTGGTGGAGTTGAACCCCCTGCGTTCGGTTGTGGGTCAAGAGCTTGATCTGTTATTACAGGAGGGCTGTAGCTTCATTGTCCTGGACCAGCCCATCTCTCTGGACCGCCTGCAGTTAAAGAACATAGACCAGCTCAACGCCACAG CATCTGGTCTGCCCAATTCCTTCATAATAATGCACCAGAATCGTTACCAGCAGTGCATCGGAGTCTTCATTCTGCAAGCCCAGACTGAATCTGTGAAG AAAGCGTGGGTGACGGAGATCGAGGATGCCAGCAGTTCTCTGCTGAAGCAGGACTGTCAGCAGCCGCGGGTCAAGAACTCTTTTCTGGAGTCttcacaaatataa
- the LOC127976963 gene encoding pleckstrin homology domain-containing family G member 7 isoform X1, which translates to MTLTKLASDSFSVLCYIYNAGLLKMTELNYAFISENRKEVDTTLDWSYIDWHEKKTVRGTDAQTQTQCLQSEDKDTQTASPFLMRIDLGRTPSRLGYGSLTESDGMPPHLFQFDRQAPGRISTSPTLRRMRSMRISYRDPSKSDGPLGEESPTPTSPLSPLFRQISPLAVQSDGENGNIESLEIHGTIRSHRSKTLDNGVICKSKESHDSKEPVSDDNESTTDDNDQTNDPFHERLQERRRSSVVVSLPGLDVSPGDLFVSNGVADILNKSAYSDTKKSKWPFSRRNTQTKGKTCSVADIEKCLAGIQIQEWRDTDFQTYKDMSLENFLRGHTELGAAENPEDYRKQEAIWELFTSECVYFLDQLMVLKEVFLTTLTDLQMTECLHDIDSWRLFANLNELCLVSFGLLTSFLRVIKEMWTNPDSYSTQSFLELLKKAFGDSICHCLQKYCLNYSTAILYLDSLKLREDFGCFVKWCERNEQCRRLQLKDLLVVPLQRFTRYPLLLKNIGKKSCSEDEENTIQTIVDHIDRAIYDLEGKVKWLDNYQKVKQLKEALVWLPVWERDKRAHVPENLKHLLKAVTLENLVSNRSLLHDGKLVLIENAKMHEVYLFLFDEFLLITKIKRSKKRSGVVELNPLRSVVGQELDLLLQEGCSFIVLDQPISLDRLQLKNIDQLNATASGLPNSFIIMHQNRYQQCIGVFILQAQTESVKKAWVTEIEDASSSLLKQDCQQPRVKNSFLESSQI; encoded by the exons ATGACTCTAACCAAACTTGCATCTGATTCTTTCTCAGtcctatgttatatatataatgccGGATTACTCAAGATGACTGAGTTGAATTATGCTTTCATAAGTGAAAACAGGAAGGAAGTGGATACAACTTTGGACTGGAGTTACATAGACTGGCATGAAAAGAAAACGGTCAGAGGGACAGATGCACAGACCCAAACCCAGTGCCTACAAAGTgaagacaaagacacacaaactGCTAGTCCTTTCTTAATGCGAATAGATTTAGGAAGAACGCCCTCCAGACTGGGGTACGGTTCCCTTACGGAGTCTGACGGCATGCCTCCACACTTATTTCAGTTTGACAGACAAGCTCCAGGCCGCATCTCCACGTCTCCTACTCTGAGGAGAATGAGGAGCATGAGAATCTCCTACCGAGATCCAAGCAAGTCAGACGGTCCTTTAGGAGAGGAGTCTCCCACTCCCACGAGTCCCCTTTCTCCATTATTCCGGCAGATATCTCCACTGGCGGTTCAGTCGGATGGAGAGAATGGGAACATTGAATCTTTAGAGATTCATGGGACAATAAGATCACACAGATCAAAGACCCTTGACAATGGAGTCATTTGCAAAAGCAAAGAGTCTCATGATTCAAAAGAGCCAGTTTCTGATGATAATGAGAGCACAACCGATGACAATGACCAG ACCAATGATCCCTTCCATGAAAG GCTCCAGGAGAGGAGGCGGAGCTCTGTGGTTGTGAGTCTTCCTGGATTGGACGTTTCCCCTGGAGATTTGTTCGTGTCCAATGGCGTTgctgatattttaaataaatcagccTATTCAG ACACTAAGAAATCAAAGTGGCCTTTCTCAAGGCGAAACACA CAGACAAAAGGAAAGACTTGCAGCGTAGCTGACATTGAAAAGTGTCTGGCTGGCATTCAGATCCAGGAATGGCGAGACACAGACTTTCAGACATATAAG GATATGTCTTTAGAGAACTTTTTGAGAGGTCACACTGAACTGGGAGCAGCTGAAAATCCAGAAGACTACCGTAAACAGGAAGCCATTTGGGAGCTTTTCACCAGTGAATGTGTCTACTTCCTTGATCAGCTCATGGTTTTAAAAGAG GTGTTTTTGACCACACTAACAGACCTTCAGATGACAGAGTGTCTGCATGACATTGACTCCTGGAGGCTCTTTGCAAATCTCAATGAGCTCTGTCTG GTTAGCTTTGGCTTGCTTACTAGCTTCTTGCGTGTCATTAAGGAGATGTGGACAAATCCAGACAGCTACAGTACTCAATCTTTTCTTGAACTCCTAAAAAAG GCGTTTGGTGACAGCATTTGCCATTGTCTACAGAAATACTGCCTGAATTACAGTACGGCCATCCTTTATCTGGACAGCCTGAAGCTCAGGGAGGACTTTGGCTGTTTCGTGAAG TGGTGTGAACGAAACGAACAGTGCCGCAGGCTCCAGTTGAAGGATCTGCTGGTGGTTCCTCTGCAGAGGTTTACACGGTACCCTCTGCTGTTGAAGAACATAGGGAAAAAGAGTTGCTCGGAGGACGAGGAGAACACCATACAAACCATCGTGGATCACATTGACAGAGCCATCT ATGATCTTGAAGGAAAAGTGAAGTGGTTGGACAACTATCAGAAGGTGAAGCAGCTGAAGGAAGCTCTGGTGTGGCTTCCTGTTTGGGAGCGAGACAAGAGGGCACATGTTCCTGAG AATCTGAAGCACTTGCTAAAAGCTGTAACCCTTGAGAACCTGGTGTCTAATCGAAGTCTTCTGCACGATGGGAAGCTTGTTCTCATAG AAAATGCAAAGATGCATGAGGTCTACCTGTTTTTATTCGATGAATTTCTTCTAATCACGAAGATCAAGCGAAGCAAAAAG AGGTCTGGCGTGGTGGAGTTGAACCCCCTGCGTTCGGTTGTGGGTCAAGAGCTTGATCTGTTATTACAGGAGGGCTGTAGCTTCATTGTCCTGGACCAGCCCATCTCTCTGGACCGCCTGCAGTTAAAGAACATAGACCAGCTCAACGCCACAG CATCTGGTCTGCCCAATTCCTTCATAATAATGCACCAGAATCGTTACCAGCAGTGCATCGGAGTCTTCATTCTGCAAGCCCAGACTGAATCTGTGAAG AAAGCGTGGGTGACGGAGATCGAGGATGCCAGCAGTTCTCTGCTGAAGCAGGACTGTCAGCAGCCGCGGGTCAAGAACTCTTTTCTGGAGTCttcacaaatataa